In the genome of Sebastes umbrosus isolate fSebUmb1 chromosome 14, fSebUmb1.pri, whole genome shotgun sequence, one region contains:
- the gpatch8 gene encoding G patch domain-containing protein 8 isoform X3, with protein MGMGRMEMELDYAEDATEKRRVLEVEKEDTEELRQKYKDQVEKEKAIAKALEDLRANFYCELCDKQYTKHQEFDNHINSYDHAHKQRLKELKQREFARNVSSRSRKGGKKHEKMLRRLHELAEQRKQQDRTPGSGPMFKTTTVAVDGEMAEDGDTTPENTALTDCFLEGSLADKSEEVSPKPGPTISFSLGKNSSTSPTSSGASKVSVSFSFAKKAPVKLETVAAVFADHGEEAMEEEESQEGEKAGGQEETSGSNTNSPKGGSGGSGGSGGGEVEESAVETVTEEVQPPDDGASLASTLNKLKMMMKKEEGYAGQEPQYYHYIPPAHCRVKPRLQFLLFMKATDQCPTKEEEDEEEGQEEKKVEESPEQTEPDVTECNTEKEQDNITSSPDPEPTPPSPKVKTEDVSSCTADTAPVVPTSPAQKAESTQDAPESNSGPKVPTGPFFPVLSKDESTTLQWPSELLEFTKSQPSLSYSCNPLYFDFKLSRNKGVRAKAAKSPKPCEGSDDKGQEMAASTAEVDTATKPGTSTDKDKPTTKGEPGQPEGEEQKLEAGGSSAKKKKKKKKHKKSTKHSKRKGKDKGAKEDAEGETEATQEKPKKKKKHKRKKSKNKAPDQDEAAGDEKEKEKEKEKEKAKPKSDDKAVASSVQVTTGGGGATGSTGVELGKRKRATKEVPCKSGAEEGAGKGTDKVNSSEEHSGSKRQKTDSSAPQSASCSTSAQKSPGPGRPPSSESEEEGGSNTQRSRQHRSSPREQRRHRSEESRRSGSRSSRRGERRGSSRRRHRGQTSRSHSYSSSSERSSAGSSAYSRSRRSYSDSYSDYSKEGRRRRRSKRSSDSEYERRGSRGRRRSRRHQYSSSSSEDSRSRSRSYSRRKRHRRHHRSSSRSSSSWSRSTSARSWKRSYSRSHSSASRSSSSTKGSPRRRGPRARADIDAQRRDFNRSCIYRSQSPRSSSSRGLNRNIHSSSSQSLRPGGSRDAGEQKNSLTARQLLEKVQSKKSSDDSATGTKSGIKIKDPPQGYFGPKLPPTLGNKALLPLFGKLQAGKKPVIPLTRPNEGQKSGAGKCSEAEVILVEPIREFPPPPPPPAPPVQKVEEAPQITVVQEETQHPAAETQVHQEPRPLFEQEPSMTMPQYQGEPGQDPSQNPMMESLMPDMQQQPPMHAYPSYPPPNLEEDGMEAEEDGLAPLESQPITFTPEEMEKYSKLQQAAQQHIQQQLMAKQVKTFPSAAAHAAAAAAAAANLAPAPPPQALQQIHIQQPTMSNASGASITMVHQAILQHHAAAAAAMGIHPAHAHHPHPAHAQLAQVHHIPQHHLTPISLSPLGHSLGHSLGHSLQHAGLIPAHPTAFLSGQPIHIIPASALHHTPLALHHLPHAALYPTLFAQRPSQAAAAAALQLHPQLHPLLHPIFSGQDLQHPPNHGS; from the exons ATGGGGATGGGACGGATGGAGATGGAG CTGGACTATGCAGAGGACGCTACAGAGAAAAGACGAGTGCTCGAAGTGGAGaaggaggacacagaagaacTGCGGCAAAAATACAAG GACCAGGTGGAAAAGGAGAAAGCCATTGCAAAGGCTCTGGAAGACCTGAGAGCCAATTTCTACTGTGAGCTATGTGACAAACAGTACACCAAACACCAGGAATTCGACAACCACATTAACTCTTATGACCACGCTCACAAGCAG AGGCTTAAGGAGCTCAAGCAGAGAGAGTTTGCTCGTAACGTGTCATCCCGTTCCCGGAAAGGTGGAAAGAAGCATGAAAAGATGCTGCGTCGATTGCACGAGCTGGCCGAGCAGAGGAAACAACAGGACCG TACTCCAGGAAGTGGGCCCATGTTCAAAACTACCACAGTGGCTGTGGATGGAGAGATGGCAGAAGATGGTGACACAACCCCTGAGAACACTGCTCTGACAGACTGCTTCCTGGAAGGATCGCTGGCAGATAAAAGTGAGGAAGTCTCCCCGAAGCCAGGTCCAACCATCAGCTTCTCTCTGGGGAAGAAcagctccacctccccgacctCTAGTGGCGCATCCAAAGTCAGTGTGTCCTTCTCTTTCGCAAAGAAAGCCCCAGTAAAGCTGGAAACGGTAGCGGCAGTATTTGCTGATCATGGAGAGGAGGctatggaggaagaggagagccaggagggagagaaggCTGGAGGGCAAGAGGAGACATCTGGCAGCAACACAAACAGCCCTAAGGGAGGATCGGGAGGATCAGGAGGATCAGGAGGAGGCGAAGTAGAAGAGAGCGCTGTTGAGACAGTGACAGAAGAGGTACAGCCGCCTGATGACGGAGCCTCTCTGGCCTCCACTCTCAACAAactgaagatgatgatgaaaaaaGAGGAAGGATATGCTGGACAGGAGCCTCAGTACTATCACTATATACCTCCAGCTCACTGCCGGGTAAAGCCTCGCCTCCAGTTTTTGCTGTTTATGAAGGCCACTGATCAGTGTCCCAccaaagaagaggaggatgaggaagaggggcaggaggagaagaaggttGAGGAAAGTCCTGAACAGACGGAGCCCGACGTCACAGAGTGCAACACTGAAAAAGAACAAGATAACATCACTTCATCGCCCGACCCAGAGCCAACTCCTCCATCACCTAAAGTGAAGACGGAGGATGTCTCTTCATGCACAGCAGATACAGCTCCCGTGGTACCCACTTCACCTGCACAAAAAGCAGAGAGCACACAGGATGCTCCTGAGTCCAACTCGGGTCCTAAAGTCCCCACAGGTCCCTTCTTCCCAGTTCTGAGCAAAGATGAGAGCACCACACTGCAGTGGCCCTCGGAGCTCCTCGAATTTACAAAATCTCAGCCTTCCCTGTCTTACAGCTGTAACCCCCTCTACTTTGACTTCAAGCTGTCCCGCAACAAAGGAGTGCGTGCAAAAGCAGCAAAGTCCCCTAAGCCTTGTGAAGGGTCTGATGACAAGGGGCAAGAGATGGCTGCCTCAACAGCTGAAGTAGACACAGCTACTAAACCTGGGACCAGCACCGACAAAGACAAGCCGACGACGAAGGGAGAGCCTGGCCAACCAGAAGGCGAGGAGCAAAAGCTTGAAGCTGGCGGCAGTAGCgccaagaagaaaaagaaaaagaagaagcataAGAAGTCCACGAAGCACTCAAAACGCAAAGGAAAAGACAAGGGAGCGAAAGAAGACGCGGAGGGTGAGACTGAGGCGACGCAAGAGAAGcccaaaaagaagaaaaaacacaaacggaagaagagcaaaaacaaggCTCCAGATCAAGATGAGGCAGCAGGTgatgaaaaggaaaaggaaaaagaaaaggaaaaggaaaaagcaaaACCAAAGTCAGATGATAAAGCCGTTGCCTCCTCTGTTCAGGTGACAACTGGAGGGGGAGGGGCTACAGGAAGTACAGGAGTAGAACTGGGGAAGAGGAAACGTGCTACTAAGGAAGTGCCTTGCAAGTCTGGAGCAGAGGAAGGAGCCGGAAAAGGCACCGACAAGGTCAACTCCTCAGAGGAGCACAGTGGCTCCAAGCGACAGAAGACTGACTCCAGTGCACCTCAAAGTGCCTCCTGCTCCACCTCAGCCCAAAAGAGTCCCGGTCCTGGTCGACCTCCCAGCAGCGAGAGTGAAGAAGAAGGGGGCTCTAATACTCAGCGCTCACGTCAGCACAGGTCAAGTCCTCGGGAACAACGCCGCCACCGTAGTGAGGAATCAAGGCGGTCCGGCAGCCGCTCTTCAAGGCGAGGGGAAAGACGGGGCAGCAGTCGTCGACGCCACCGTGGTCAAACTTCCCGTAGTCACTCTTACTCCAGCAGTTCTGAGCGTTCCTCAGCGGGCAGCAGCGCCTACAGCCGCAGCCGCCGCAGCTACTCGGACAGCTACAGCGACTACAGCAAAGAGGGCCGCAGAAGGAGGCGCTCCAAACGCTCGTCAGACTCCGAGTACGAGCGGAGGGGGAGCCGAGGACGTAGACGATCCAGGAGACATCAgtattcctcttcctcctcagaagACTCCCGCTCACGTTCACGCAGCTACAGCCGCAGGAAGAGGCACCGACGGCACCATCGGAGCAGCTCAAGAAGCTCGAGTAGTTGGAGCCGCAGCACCAGTGCGAGATCCTGGAAGCGCAGCTACAGCCGCAGCCACAGCTCTGCCAGCCGCTCCTCCAGCTCCACTAAAGGCTCTCCTCGTCGACGAGGCCCCAGGGCTCGAGCGGACATTGACGCCCAGCGCAGAGACTTCAACCGCTCTTGCATCTACCGCTCCCAGTCTCCACGTTCATCTTCATCACGAGGCCTTAACCGCAACATCCATTCATCCAGCTCGCAGTCTCTGAGGCCGGGGGGGTCCCGAGATGCAGGGGAACAGAAAAACTCCCTCACTGCACGCCAGCTGCTGGAGAAGGTTCAATCTAAGAAAAGCTCTGATGATTCTGCCACAGGAACAAAATCTGGGATTAAGATTAAAGACCCACCACAGGGATACTTTGGTCCCAAACTACCGCCGACCCTGGGAAACAAAGCCTTGCTGCCGCTTTTTGGTAAGCTGCAGGCTGGGAAGAAACCGGTGATTCCCCTAACCAGACCTAATGAGGGTCAGAAATCAGGAGCAGGGAAGTGCTCTGAGGCAGAGGTTATCCTGGTAGAGCCTATAAGGGAGttccctcctccaccaccacctccagctCCACCGGTCCAGAAGGTTGAGGAGGCCCCGCAGATCACAGTGGTGCAAGAGGAGACACAGCATCCCGCTGCAGAAACCCAGGTGCACCAAGAACCCCGGCCGTTGTTTGAACAGGAGCCTTCCATGACGATGCCCCAGTACCAAGGAGAACCGGGACAGGACCCCTCTCAGAACCCCATGATGGAGTCCCTCATGCCAgacatgcagcagcagcctccaaTGCATGCCTACCCTAGTTACCCACCACCCAACCTGGAGGAGGATGGcatggaggcagaggaggacgGACTGGCTCCTCTAGAGAGTCAGCCCATCACGTTCACACCAGAGGAAATGGAGAAGTACAGCAAGCTGCAACAGGCTGCCCAGCAGCACATCCAGCAGCAGCTTATGGCCAAGCAGGTTAAGACATTTCCCTCCGCTGCTGCACATGCGGCCGCCGCCGCCGCGGCTGCTGCCAATCTGGCCCCGGCCCCCCCTCCCCAAGCCCTGCAGCAGATCCACATCCAGCAGCCCACTATGTCCAATGCCTCCGGCGCATCAATCACCATGGTGCATCAAGCCATCCTGCAGCACCACGCTGCCGCTGCTGCAGCCATGGGCATCCACCCAGCACATGCCCACCACCCACACCCTGCACATGCACAGTTGGCCCAGGTACACCACATTCCCCAGCACCACCTTACCcccatctctctgtctcctttgGGCCACTCTCTTGGTCATTCTCTGGGACACTCATTGCAACACGCCGGGCTGATTCCTGCCCACCCGACCGCCTTCCTCTCTGGTCAGCCTATACACATCATCCCAGCTTCTGCACTTCACCACACTCCCTTAGCCCTCCACCACTTACCACACGCAGCCCTCTACCCCACACTGTTTGCACAACGGCCCTCAcaggctgctgcagcagcagctctccaaCTCCACCCACAACTCCACCCACTGCTACACCCAATCTTCTCAGGGCAGGACCTCCAGCACCCACCTAACCATGGCTCTTGA